From Triticum urartu cultivar G1812 chromosome 2, Tu2.1, whole genome shotgun sequence, a single genomic window includes:
- the LOC125540591 gene encoding uncharacterized protein LOC125540591 yields MAWCMKNIGKGQLGGNKVLICLWALWLVTLLVLSSEKMGSDACDRQISQTWPNTTCIVRGTCNKYCTRENFDRGICKELNYCFCYRNCAIESI; encoded by the exons ATGGCATGGTGCATGAAGAACATCGGCAAAGGACAGTTGGGAGGCAACAAGGTGTTGATATGCTTGTGGGCCTTGTGGCTGGTGACGCTGCTTGTCTTGTCATCTG AAAAGATGGGTTCGGATGCCTGTGATAGACAAATTAGCCAGACATGGCCCAACACAACATGTATCGTTCGCGGCACCTGCAACAAGTACTGCACAAGGGAGAACTTTGACCGCGGCATCTGCAAAGAACTCAATTATTGCTTCTGCTACAGGAACTGCGCCATCGAATCCATCTAG